A portion of the Fusibacter sp. A1 genome contains these proteins:
- a CDS encoding DMT family transporter, with product MESYIGQLIALATAFCWSITATAFEDAGKRMGSQALNLIRLVVGLAFLSTFTLITRGQLLPFDASLDAWKWLLLSGFVGFVIGDLFLFEAFVRIGARISMLIYASVPPLNAILAYFILKEPMTMTQIIGMMITLLGIATVILVRGDGQKKVQFSHPVTGILFAFAGALGQAVGFIIGKIGMGTYSAFASTQIRIIAGIAGFLLIYLIRGNWSGLVAGFKHKKAMVSVTIGSFFGPFLGVSFSLLALQYTHPGVASTLMSITPILLIPIAIFYKKEKVHLKEMFGAFITIIGVGFMFI from the coding sequence ATGGAATCCTATATCGGACAACTAATCGCACTGGCAACGGCATTTTGCTGGTCAATCACAGCGACCGCCTTTGAAGATGCCGGCAAACGCATGGGGTCACAGGCACTTAACTTGATCAGATTGGTCGTAGGTCTGGCATTTTTAAGCACCTTCACACTGATCACACGAGGTCAGCTGCTTCCCTTTGATGCGTCTTTAGATGCATGGAAATGGCTTTTACTATCCGGATTTGTTGGATTTGTAATTGGCGATTTGTTTCTATTTGAAGCATTCGTGCGCATTGGCGCGAGAATTTCCATGCTGATCTATGCAAGCGTTCCTCCTTTAAATGCGATCCTAGCCTACTTCATCCTTAAAGAACCGATGACAATGACTCAAATCATTGGCATGATGATCACACTTTTAGGAATCGCGACCGTTATCTTGGTCAGAGGCGACGGACAGAAAAAAGTACAGTTCTCACACCCCGTCACAGGAATCCTCTTCGCATTCGCAGGAGCGCTTGGACAGGCGGTTGGATTTATCATCGGAAAAATCGGCATGGGAACTTATAGTGCATTCGCATCGACGCAAATCAGAATTATCGCAGGCATCGCTGGATTCTTACTGATTTATCTAATTCGAGGCAATTGGAGCGGACTCGTCGCTGGATTCAAACATAAAAAAGCAATGGTAAGCGTCACCATCGGGTCCTTTTTCGGTCCCTTCCTAGGCGTTTCATTTTCGCTACTTGCACTTCAATATACCCATCCTGGAGTGGCATCGACCTTAATGTCGATTACTCCGATACTCCTAATACCTATCGCCATCTTCTACAAAAAAGAAAAAGTACATCTTAAGGAGATGTTCGGCGCATTCATAACGATCATCGGCGTAGGGTTTATGTTTATTTAA
- a CDS encoding pyridoxal phosphate-dependent aminotransferase: MTFSMVAKHAKWPAKADAIFAIAGKAEEAIKKYGKENVTNSTLGALMDDNGKLIAFDSVFGVLKDTPNEELSAYAPIAGMPEYLTAVEETFFAGYKPQAHIRVVATPGGTGALKVAMWNYTEEGDEILTSDWFWSPYQTISEEAGRKITTFQLFSEEGNFNVADFKEKFKAILNKQDRLMAIINTPAQNPTGYSVSDEEWDEILDFVKEEAKNPDKKIILLVDTAYIDFAGVADERRAFFTKFSNLPENIFVMAAFSTSKGYTMYGLRLGALIGMSSNVEIADEFRVSSLHSGRANWSNGNRGAMVVVSEIFKSKELTEAYTKEKNQYKAMLRKRADAFVEASNEVGLELLPYRDGFFVSLPCDKPYEISEALVEKNIFMVPLGKGIRFAVCAVSEDKCRKAPKIIKEVMDRF, translated from the coding sequence ATGACATTTAGTATGGTTGCCAAACACGCAAAATGGCCGGCAAAAGCCGACGCAATTTTTGCAATAGCAGGAAAAGCCGAAGAAGCGATTAAAAAGTATGGTAAAGAAAATGTAACAAACTCCACACTCGGTGCCTTGATGGATGATAACGGAAAACTCATCGCTTTTGATTCAGTATTTGGTGTTTTAAAAGACACACCAAACGAGGAACTCTCAGCTTACGCCCCTATCGCGGGTATGCCGGAGTATCTTACAGCTGTCGAAGAGACTTTCTTTGCAGGATATAAGCCTCAAGCCCACATCAGGGTAGTGGCAACACCAGGTGGTACTGGCGCATTAAAAGTAGCCATGTGGAACTACACAGAAGAAGGCGACGAGATCCTTACTTCCGATTGGTTCTGGTCACCTTACCAGACGATTTCTGAAGAGGCAGGCAGAAAAATCACTACATTCCAACTGTTTTCAGAAGAAGGCAACTTCAATGTCGCTGATTTCAAAGAAAAATTCAAAGCTATCTTAAACAAACAGGATCGATTGATGGCGATCATCAATACACCTGCTCAAAACCCGACCGGTTACAGCGTATCCGACGAAGAGTGGGATGAGATCTTAGACTTTGTAAAAGAAGAGGCAAAAAATCCAGATAAGAAAATCATTTTATTAGTAGACACAGCATATATAGATTTTGCAGGAGTTGCTGATGAAAGAAGAGCCTTCTTCACAAAGTTCTCCAACCTACCTGAAAATATTTTTGTCATGGCGGCTTTCAGTACATCAAAAGGCTACACTATGTACGGCTTAAGACTTGGAGCGCTTATCGGTATGTCATCGAATGTCGAAATCGCAGATGAGTTCAGAGTATCCAGTCTTCATTCCGGCAGAGCCAACTGGTCTAACGGCAACAGGGGCGCAATGGTAGTGGTTTCAGAAATATTTAAAAGCAAAGAGCTAACAGAAGCATACACAAAAGAAAAAAATCAATACAAAGCAATGCTCAGAAAACGTGCAGACGCATTCGTAGAAGCATCAAACGAAGTCGGCCTAGAGTTGTTGCCTTATAGAGATGGATTCTTTGTCAGCCTACCATGTGACAAGCCATACGAAATCAGCGAAGCCTTAGTCGAAAAGAACATCTTCATGGTTCCACTTGGTAAAGGCATTAGGTTCGCAGTATGTGCCGTGTCAGAAGACAAATGCAGAAAAGCTCCGAAAATAATTAAAGAAGTGATGGACCGATTCTAA